A window of the Myxocyprinus asiaticus isolate MX2 ecotype Aquarium Trade chromosome 11, UBuf_Myxa_2, whole genome shotgun sequence genome harbors these coding sequences:
- the LOC127448323 gene encoding gamma-crystallin M2-like isoform X3, which yields MMGKVIFYEDRNFQGRSYECMSDCADMSSNLSRCHSCRVESGCFMMYDHPNYMGNQYFFKRGEYADYMSMFGMSNCIKSCRMIPMYRGSYRMRIYERENFMGQMYEMMDDCDNIMDRYRMSHCNSCHVMDGHWLMYEQPHYRGRMHYFRPGEYRSFSNMGGMRFMSMRRIMDSWY from the exons ATGATGGGCAAG GTCATCTTCTACGAGGACAGGAACTTCCAGGGTCGCTCTTATGAGTGCATGAGCGACTGTGCTGACATGTCCTCCAACCTGAGCCGCTGTCACTCTTGCAGAGTGGAGAGTGGATGTTTCATGATGTATGATCATCCTAACTACATGGGAAACCAGTATTTCTTTAAGAGGGGCGAGTATGCTGATTACATGTCTATGTTTGGAATGAGCAACTGCATCAAGTCCTGCCGTATGATCCCCATG TACAGGGGATCCTACAGAATGAGGATCTATGAGAGGGAGAACTTCATGGGCCAGATGTATGAGATGATGGATGACTGTGATAACATCATGGACCGCTACCGCATGTCTCACTGCAATTCCTGCCACGTAATGGACGGTCACTGGCTCATGTATGAGCAGCCCCACTACAGAGGCAGGATGCACTACTTCAGACCTGGAGAGTATAGAAGCTTCAGCAATATGGGTGGCATGAGATTCATGAGCATGAGGCGTATCATGGATTCTTGGTACTAG